Proteins found in one Synechococcus sp. UW179A genomic segment:
- a CDS encoding AbrB family transcriptional regulator, whose product MLTGADLLAKVKDLGDVSKTDLATACGYVSQKKDGSDRVNFTAFYEALLNAKGIELGGGSAGIGKGGRKLSYTAKVQGNGNLLVGKAYTAMLDLNPGDEFEIKLGRKAIRLIPVGSEEEGEE is encoded by the coding sequence ATGCTAACTGGTGCAGATCTCCTTGCAAAAGTCAAGGACTTAGGAGATGTCTCCAAGACTGACTTGGCTACAGCCTGTGGTTATGTCTCCCAAAAGAAGGATGGTTCTGACCGTGTGAACTTTACGGCCTTCTACGAGGCACTGCTGAACGCAAAGGGCATCGAACTGGGTGGTGGGTCAGCAGGTATTGGCAAGGGTGGAAGGAAGCTTTCCTATACAGCGAAAGTTCAGGGAAACGGTAACTTGCTCGTCGGTAAGGCCTACACAGCAATGTTGGATCTGAACCCAGGTGATGAATTCGAAATCAAATTGGGTCGTAAAGCGATTCGTCTGATCCCTGTGGGTAGCGAGGAAGAAGGCGAGGAGTGA
- a CDS encoding SGNH/GDSL hydrolase family protein yields the protein MYLNCPPPIPIERSNSLYYGHKNIKGITVFGDSMSDFGSRSAAMYKNVLYPKSYPAWSGLTFNHSNNNWQTFLRQSLGAFSQNSSCQEIANSLIGGVPSTIKANDLNPSYALGGALTDRNTYFDLLKSVGQFPQELLKPPYAVSKLGIRSQIEHYFQSESPDLSAELVVIWGGGNDILATVLHQQDLRTGFRNILINSKANLISLLRNSNAKIILVSSGAPIIGSVDGVSYALPYLRDLPPSWQEQIHSGAASTLYAKTHQMAEAVTKMFPYATIIPFNSEYEYNWERFGVKLGNFRKYGIINTTDPAQQEALLDQKDGILYNSLPHADLNHTIQKKQTEGGFLYFDSLHPTESGHRMLAKAIELTLEEFQAEIKSSVTHTVFSTKESFYIGTSGNDFITSSARSSTLQGVEGNDILQGSAFDDDLQGGIGNDKLDGNGGSNRLNGGPGADVFVIGLKGLIDGPQIIEDFNSEEGDRILLSPVLSELAGDPFWVSTTEEWGKALTVERTQEGNLKLVISLSPINKNPGVIILYNVKTLDLNSLS from the coding sequence ATGTATCTCAACTGCCCTCCGCCAATTCCAATTGAAAGGTCCAATAGTTTATACTATGGCCACAAAAATATAAAGGGAATCACCGTATTTGGTGACAGCATGAGCGATTTTGGCTCAAGATCTGCCGCCATGTATAAAAATGTTCTCTACCCTAAATCATACCCTGCATGGAGTGGTTTAACGTTTAATCATTCGAATAATAACTGGCAAACTTTTTTGCGCCAATCGCTTGGCGCATTCAGTCAAAATTCTTCCTGTCAAGAGATTGCTAATAGCCTGATTGGTGGTGTGCCAAGTACGATTAAAGCAAATGACTTAAATCCGTCCTATGCTCTTGGCGGCGCCTTGACTGACCGAAATACATATTTTGATCTATTGAAATCTGTTGGTCAATTCCCCCAAGAACTACTCAAACCCCCCTATGCAGTCAGCAAACTAGGAATACGTTCACAGATTGAGCATTATTTTCAAAGTGAGAGCCCAGATCTTTCTGCAGAACTTGTAGTGATATGGGGGGGTGGAAACGACATTCTAGCGACGGTCTTGCATCAACAGGATCTACGTACAGGATTTCGGAATATCCTTATTAATAGCAAAGCTAATTTGATCTCGTTGCTGCGAAATAGCAATGCAAAAATCATCTTGGTCTCAAGTGGAGCGCCGATTATCGGCAGTGTCGATGGTGTGAGTTATGCCCTTCCTTATCTAAGAGATCTTCCGCCAAGTTGGCAAGAACAAATTCACTCGGGCGCTGCTTCAACCCTTTATGCTAAAACCCATCAAATGGCTGAAGCCGTCACAAAAATGTTTCCTTATGCCACTATAATTCCTTTTAACAGTGAGTATGAATACAATTGGGAGCGTTTTGGTGTCAAACTCGGAAATTTTAGGAAATATGGAATCATTAATACAACCGATCCTGCTCAACAGGAAGCTCTGCTAGATCAAAAAGATGGAATCCTTTATAATTCACTTCCCCATGCTGATTTGAATCATACAATTCAAAAAAAACAAACCGAAGGAGGTTTTCTTTACTTCGACTCACTGCATCCAACCGAATCCGGGCACAGAATGCTTGCTAAAGCCATCGAGCTGACATTGGAAGAGTTTCAAGCAGAAATCAAATCTTCAGTTACTCATACGGTGTTTTCAACGAAAGAGTCGTTTTATATTGGGACATCAGGCAATGATTTCATCACTTCCTCTGCCCGGAGCAGCACCCTTCAGGGTGTAGAAGGTAACGACATTTTGCAAGGCTCTGCATTTGACGATGACCTGCAAGGGGGAATCGGCAATGACAAGCTTGATGGAAATGGGGGCAGCAACCGCCTGAATGGTGGGCCCGGTGCAGATGTTTTTGTCATTGGCCTCAAAGGTCTTATCGATGGTCCTCAAATCATTGAAGACTTTAATAGTGAGGAGGGAGATAGGATTTTGCTCTCGCCGGTTCTTAGCGAGCTGGCGGGTGATCCTTTTTGGGTCTCCACTACTGAAGAGTGGGGCAAAGCACTTACAGTCGAGCGCACCCAAGAAGGCAACCTTAAGCTTGTGATTTCATTGAGCCCAATCAATAAAAATCCTGGTGTTATTATCCTGTATAACGTAAAGACCTTAGATTTAAATTCTCTTTCTTAA